A region from the Vicia villosa cultivar HV-30 ecotype Madison, WI linkage group LG3, Vvil1.0, whole genome shotgun sequence genome encodes:
- the LOC131593626 gene encoding uncharacterized protein LOC131593626 has product MSAEFIYEVRHIENPGDIFTVNLKEYNCICRKWQLTGLPCVHAIAALKSRGLHVEDFIPDIYKKARYISIYEPIIYPVNGTNLWVRTEFPDVQPPKYKKMPGRPKKRRNHEAGEIDGTDRKMRKTCMIMRFTRCRQTGHNKSTCKRTQPPQTSQPT; this is encoded by the coding sequence ATGTCAGCTGAATTCATTTATGAGGTTAGGCACATTGAGAACCCAGGTGACATTTTTACTGTCAACCTAAAGGAATACAACTGCATATGTAGGAAGTGGCAACTAACAGGGCTTCCTTGTGTGCATGCTATTGCTGCATTGAAGAGCAGAGGTTTACATGTTGAAGACTTCATTCCTGACATTTATAAAAAGGCTAGGTATATATCTATTTATGAGCCTATAATTTATCCAGTAAATGGAACAAATTTATGGGTCAGAACAGAGTTCCCAGATGTCCAGCCACCAAAGTACAAGAAAATGCCTGGTAGGCCTAAGAAGAGGAGGAATCATGAGGCTGGTGAAATTGATGGGACAGATAGGAAAATGAGGAAGACATGTATGATAATGAGGTTCACAAGGTGTAGGCAAACTGGGCACAACAAATCCACCTGCAAGAGGACTCAACCACCACAAACATCACAACCAACATAA